One genomic window of Undibacterium cyanobacteriorum includes the following:
- a CDS encoding sensor histidine kinase KdpD gives MQRPNPDLLLQQLKREEALQQRGKLTIFFGACAGVGKTYAMLKAAELEQQQGRSVLIGIVETHGRQGTIHMAAPFEILPRKTSNYKDKQLFDFDLDAALSRAPDLILVDELAHTNLAGSRHAKRWQDIQELLAAGIDVYTTVNVQHLESLNDVVSQITGIRVWETVPDHVFDQADAINLVDLPPDELLRRLNQGKIYLAPQAQRASQHFFRKGNLIALRELALRRTADHVDGAMRDYREHQSIQGVWQAKERLLVCVGDDDSAPRLIRGAARLANNLKADWIAVSVEAAPTQSSKQDHTKQSNRALQLAQELGAETTKLAGQHLADLLLSYARSRNVSKIVLGRSRKTAWQRLWKSSLAAELAQRSTDIDIVVIAHDLASFEETNHTTSPSRTIAAVDTAPASRPSIHRSVSADSNHFDDLSLRRTPKTAYLWTIAACLGTTLMSASLIEVFDLVNVVMFYLITIVAISVRFGRNPAILASFLSVASFDFFFVPPRFSFSVSDGQYLITFAVMLIISLVISRLTSNLRFQAQISLYRERRTEALYKLSKALSAALSTEQIVDIAIEHLAPAFHAHIAILLSGRDEKVQDAIHSQHDGALNDYDLSVAQWVFDNQQAAGAGTNTLPSQACLYLPLRAPTRIRGVLLIRTEKSDELQLADIRQWLDSCIAQIALAVERVHYVEIAQEVMLSMETERLRNSLLSALSHDLRTPLTSIVGLASTLHAQTGLSSEKQSEISQAIHDEALRMNGLVVNLLDMARLRSGKVQLNLEWQPIEEVIGSALRSCKHSLQDLKVELKLQNPSPLIHFDAVLIERVLCNLLENAAQYGGKQIQLSTTIEEQQMVLSIDDDGRGLPAGINIFEKFSRGENESNSSGVGLGLAICESILMAHGGKIWAENRYQGDRLLGARFRFSLPIGSAPDMHELDTDSAISHPKK, from the coding sequence ATGCAACGTCCCAACCCTGACCTGCTCTTGCAACAGCTGAAACGCGAAGAAGCGCTGCAGCAGCGTGGCAAATTAACGATTTTTTTTGGAGCATGTGCTGGGGTTGGTAAAACATATGCCATGCTCAAGGCAGCGGAGCTAGAACAGCAACAAGGTCGTTCCGTTTTAATTGGTATCGTCGAAACTCATGGTCGCCAAGGCACCATCCATATGGCCGCACCATTCGAGATCCTGCCTCGCAAAACAAGCAATTACAAAGACAAACAATTATTCGATTTTGATCTCGACGCTGCGCTCAGTCGCGCCCCTGATCTGATCTTAGTGGATGAACTAGCGCACACCAATCTCGCTGGCTCGCGCCATGCCAAGCGTTGGCAAGATATCCAAGAATTGCTAGCAGCGGGCATCGATGTCTACACCACCGTCAACGTGCAACATTTGGAATCGCTCAATGATGTGGTCAGCCAAATCACTGGCATACGCGTATGGGAAACTGTTCCCGATCATGTGTTCGATCAAGCGGATGCGATCAACCTGGTTGACTTGCCTCCCGATGAGTTATTGCGACGCCTCAACCAAGGAAAAATCTATCTCGCGCCACAAGCGCAACGCGCCAGCCAGCACTTTTTTCGCAAAGGTAATCTGATTGCTTTGCGCGAACTCGCTTTACGCCGCACGGCAGATCATGTCGATGGCGCCATGCGCGACTATCGCGAACATCAATCAATACAAGGCGTTTGGCAAGCTAAGGAACGCTTATTGGTGTGCGTTGGCGATGATGATAGTGCCCCACGCCTGATTCGCGGTGCAGCGCGTCTCGCCAATAATCTCAAAGCAGATTGGATTGCCGTTTCGGTTGAAGCTGCACCGACACAAAGTAGCAAGCAAGATCACACAAAACAAAGCAATCGAGCCCTACAACTCGCACAAGAACTGGGCGCGGAAACGACTAAGTTAGCGGGCCAACATTTGGCTGATTTACTATTGTCCTACGCCCGCAGCCGCAATGTCTCAAAAATTGTCTTAGGAAGATCACGTAAAACAGCGTGGCAACGATTATGGAAATCAAGTCTCGCCGCCGAACTTGCCCAGCGATCGACCGACATCGATATTGTCGTCATTGCTCATGATTTAGCGAGCTTTGAAGAAACAAACCACACCACCAGCCCCTCGCGAACGATAGCCGCGGTTGACACTGCGCCAGCGAGTCGCCCGTCTATCCATCGATCTGTCAGCGCTGACTCCAACCACTTTGATGATCTCAGCCTACGCCGCACGCCAAAAACGGCCTACCTGTGGACGATTGCCGCCTGCCTCGGCACCACGCTCATGTCGGCGAGTTTGATCGAGGTCTTCGATCTGGTTAATGTAGTGATGTTTTATCTCATCACCATCGTTGCCATCAGTGTACGATTTGGACGCAATCCGGCAATTCTTGCTTCCTTTCTTAGTGTCGCCAGCTTCGATTTCTTTTTTGTCCCGCCACGTTTTTCCTTCAGCGTCAGTGACGGACAGTATCTGATCACCTTCGCCGTCATGTTGATCATTTCTTTGGTGATTAGTCGCCTGACGTCGAATTTGCGCTTCCAAGCGCAAATCTCACTGTACCGAGAACGACGCACCGAAGCCTTGTACAAACTCAGTAAAGCCTTATCAGCGGCGCTCAGTACGGAGCAAATCGTCGACATCGCCATCGAACATCTAGCACCTGCTTTTCATGCTCACATCGCGATCTTGCTATCAGGGCGCGACGAAAAAGTTCAAGACGCCATACATTCCCAACACGATGGCGCACTCAATGATTACGATCTTAGCGTGGCACAATGGGTATTTGATAACCAACAGGCCGCTGGTGCGGGGACGAACACACTGCCGTCACAAGCTTGCTTATACTTACCCTTACGAGCACCGACACGGATCCGTGGTGTGCTCTTGATCCGCACCGAAAAGAGTGATGAGCTACAACTAGCCGATATTCGCCAATGGCTAGATAGTTGCATCGCGCAGATTGCTCTCGCAGTCGAGCGCGTACACTACGTTGAGATTGCTCAGGAAGTCATGCTGAGCATGGAAACTGAGCGCTTGCGGAACTCCCTACTCTCGGCTCTATCACATGATTTGCGTACGCCCTTGACTTCAATCGTCGGCCTTGCCAGCACCTTACACGCGCAAACTGGTCTATCCAGCGAAAAGCAAAGCGAAATTTCCCAAGCCATCCACGACGAAGCCTTACGTATGAATGGCCTCGTCGTCAATTTACTTGATATGGCGCGTCTACGCTCCGGCAAAGTACAACTGAATCTAGAATGGCAGCCGATCGAAGAGGTGATAGGCAGCGCCCTGCGCTCTTGCAAACATAGCTTGCAAGACCTTAAGGTCGAATTAAAACTGCAAAATCCAAGTCCACTCATCCATTTTGATGCCGTGCTGATCGAACGTGTTCTCTGCAATCTCTTGGAGAATGCTGCTCAATATGGCGGCAAACAAATTCAATTGTCGACCACCATCGAAGAACAACAAATGGTTCTCAGCATTGATGACGATGGTCGCGGACTGCCCGCTGGCATTAATATTTTTGAGAAGTTTTCACGTGGCGAAAATGAGAGTAATAGCA
- the kdpC gene encoding potassium-transporting ATPase subunit KdpC: MSTSIPILPLAALRRLIISFLLLSLITGILYPLLTYALGQGLFQAKANGSLINSDGKLRGSMLIGQAFSAPHYFWSRPSATANFANNGEASGGSNLAPSNPAFREAVAERIANVRAAHPDAKAPIPAELVTTSASGLDPHISLAAAEYQLTRVASQRHMTIEQLRATVKRYTEEPQWGIFGETRVNVLALNLALDQEHPIHPEPSTHQ, from the coding sequence ATGTCGACCTCTATTCCAATTCTTCCTCTTGCAGCATTGCGCAGACTCATCATCAGCTTTTTACTCTTGAGCCTGATTACCGGTATTCTTTATCCCTTGTTGACGTATGCCCTGGGACAAGGCTTATTTCAAGCAAAAGCCAATGGCAGCCTCATCAACAGCGATGGCAAGTTACGCGGTTCCATGCTGATAGGCCAGGCATTTAGTGCGCCTCATTACTTTTGGAGTCGGCCATCGGCAACTGCCAATTTTGCCAACAATGGCGAAGCTTCTGGTGGTTCAAATTTAGCTCCCTCCAATCCTGCATTTCGTGAGGCAGTTGCTGAGCGCATCGCCAATGTACGCGCCGCGCACCCCGATGCAAAAGCGCCAATTCCAGCCGAGCTTGTGACCACCTCCGCCAGTGGACTTGATCCTCACATTAGCCTTGCCGCGGCAGAATATCAATTGACTCGCGTTGCTTCACAACGGCATATGACAATTGAACAGCTACGTGCTACAGTAAAACGATACACGGAGGAACCTCAATGGGGGATCTTTGGCGAAACGCGAGTCAATGTCTTGGCCCTGAATCTGGCTCTTGATCAAGAACATCCAATTCATCCAGAACCGTCCACGCATCAGTAA
- the kdpB gene encoding potassium-transporting ATPase subunit KdpB — protein sequence MSSEILLPALKAAFRKLHPRTQLRNPVMLIVYVGSVFTTALALQALISKSEAPAPFIIAISLWLWFTVLFANFAEALAEGRSKAQAAALREAKQDVRAKKLIAPRLDATRLLVNGSSLVKGDVVLIEAGDIVPVDGEVIEGVASVDESAITGESAPVIREAGGDFNTVTGGTKVLSDWIIVRVSVNPGEAFLDKMIAMVEGAKRQKTPNEIALSILLVALSIIFLLATVSLLPFSYYSVVAAGKGEVVSMTVLIALLVCLIPTTIGGLLSAIGVAGMSRMMQANVIANSGRAVEAAGDVDVLLLDKTGTITLGNRQASAFFPAPGIKEEELADVAQLASLADETPEGRSIVVLAKNRFQLRQRETSMIGANFVAFSAQTRMSGVDLPHDRDPRCLRKGSADAIQLYLEQFGSKLPPAVSETVDQIARRGSTPLVVIDDQRVMGVVELKDIVKGGIKERFAELRQMGIKTIMITGDNRLTAAAIAAEAGVDDFLAEAKPEDKLSLIRSHQAQGKLVAMTGDGTNDAPALAQADVAVAMNSGTQAAKEAGNMVDLDSNPTKLIEIVEIGKQMLMTRGSLTTFSIANDVAKYFAIIPAAFALTYPQLDALNLMHLHSPNSAILSAVIFNALIIIFLIPLALKGVTYRALGAATLLRNNLLIYGLGGLIVPFIGIKLIDLVLTACGFV from the coding sequence ATGAGTTCAGAGATTTTGCTGCCTGCGTTGAAGGCCGCATTTCGCAAATTGCATCCACGAACTCAATTAAGAAACCCCGTCATGTTGATTGTCTATGTCGGCAGTGTATTCACCACGGCCCTTGCGCTGCAGGCCTTGATAAGCAAAAGCGAAGCACCTGCGCCTTTCATCATCGCAATCAGCTTATGGCTATGGTTCACCGTCTTATTTGCTAATTTTGCCGAAGCGCTCGCCGAGGGCCGCAGTAAAGCGCAGGCGGCTGCGCTGCGAGAAGCCAAACAAGATGTACGTGCCAAGAAATTGATCGCACCCAGACTTGACGCCACGCGGCTGCTCGTCAACGGCTCAAGCTTAGTCAAAGGTGATGTGGTTCTAATCGAAGCTGGCGATATCGTTCCAGTCGACGGTGAAGTCATCGAAGGTGTGGCCTCAGTCGACGAGTCTGCCATCACCGGGGAATCAGCACCAGTGATACGCGAGGCTGGCGGTGATTTCAATACCGTGACTGGTGGCACCAAAGTCTTGTCCGATTGGATCATCGTTCGCGTCAGCGTCAATCCTGGCGAAGCATTTCTCGACAAAATGATTGCCATGGTCGAAGGCGCAAAACGCCAGAAGACTCCCAACGAGATCGCCCTGAGCATCCTGTTGGTGGCACTCAGCATTATTTTTCTGCTGGCGACGGTTAGCTTACTACCGTTTTCTTACTATAGTGTCGTCGCTGCTGGAAAAGGTGAAGTGGTTAGCATGACCGTCTTGATTGCTCTACTCGTGTGCCTGATTCCGACCACCATCGGTGGCCTACTCTCGGCGATTGGTGTCGCGGGCATGAGTCGTATGATGCAAGCCAATGTCATCGCCAACTCTGGTCGAGCCGTGGAAGCTGCTGGCGATGTCGACGTGCTGTTACTCGACAAAACCGGCACGATCACACTGGGAAATCGACAAGCTAGCGCTTTCTTTCCTGCACCGGGCATCAAAGAAGAAGAATTAGCAGACGTCGCTCAACTAGCATCACTTGCTGATGAAACGCCCGAAGGCCGCTCCATCGTCGTGCTTGCCAAAAATCGCTTTCAGTTACGGCAACGCGAAACGAGCATGATCGGTGCGAACTTCGTTGCATTTTCGGCGCAGACGAGAATGAGTGGTGTCGATTTACCGCATGATCGCGACCCGCGTTGTCTGCGCAAAGGATCCGCTGATGCCATCCAACTCTACCTCGAACAATTCGGGTCCAAACTTCCGCCCGCTGTGAGCGAGACGGTTGATCAAATTGCCCGTCGCGGCAGCACACCTTTGGTGGTGATCGACGATCAACGTGTCATGGGCGTGGTTGAGCTCAAAGATATCGTCAAAGGCGGCATCAAGGAGCGCTTCGCGGAGTTACGACAAATGGGAATTAAGACCATCATGATCACCGGTGACAATCGTCTAACTGCGGCAGCGATCGCTGCTGAAGCCGGCGTTGATGACTTCCTCGCAGAAGCAAAACCCGAAGACAAGCTGAGTTTGATACGTTCCCATCAAGCGCAAGGAAAATTGGTGGCAATGACCGGCGACGGTACTAATGATGCCCCAGCACTCGCGCAAGCCGATGTCGCGGTGGCGATGAATAGTGGCACTCAAGCCGCGAAAGAGGCTGGCAATATGGTCGACCTCGATTCTAATCCAACCAAATTGATTGAAATTGTTGAGATCGGGAAACAAATGCTGATGACACGGGGTTCACTGACGACCTTCAGCATTGCGAACGACGTTGCTAAATACTTCGCCATCATTCCCGCTGCATTTGCGCTGACCTATCCGCAACTTGACGCTCTCAATTTGATGCATTTGCATAGTCCCAATAGTGCGATTCTTTCGGCGGTCATTTTTAATGCACTCATCATTATTTTCTTGATCCCCTTAGCTCTGAAAGGCGTGACCTACCGTGCACTGGGCGCGGCCACCCTACTGAGAAATAATCTTCTCATTTACGGTTTAGGTGGCTTAATCGTTCCCTTCATCGGTATCAAATTGATTGATCTGGTACTCACCGCTTGTGGTTTCGTCTAA
- the kdpA gene encoding potassium-transporting ATPase subunit KdpA: protein MNHSILVQLGIFLIVLGILAYPLGSYIERVMQGEMHFLSRVLGPIERAIYRLSGIDAKSESGWKPYALALLAFNFLGVLVVYALQRLQIWLPFNPQNMPAPSPDSAFNTAISFVSNTNWQSYSGESSMSYLTQMLGLTVQNFFSAATGIVVVIALIRGFARHSSKTVGNFYVDLVRSTLYILLPLSIVFAALLMGQGVIQNFAAYQTAELVEVQQYQAPVMNVDGKPRLDANGAAVTETKTQTTQSLPMGPVASQEAVKLLGTNGGGFFNANSAHPFENPTPLSNFMQMIAIFLLPAALCFSFGRMIGNAKQGWVILLSMSILFITFAVFAMLAEQQANPGILDLGIDQSLGNMEGKESRFGTTATALFAAITTSASCGAVNGMHDSFTPLGGLVPMVLMQLGEVVFGGVGSGLYGMLIFAILAVFIAGLMIGRTPEYLGKKIEAYEMKMVALAILITPLLVLGFSALAVIHPDGLAGLANPGAHGFSEILYAYSSAANNNGSAFAGLSANTPFYNISTAIAMWCGRFWIIVPVLAIAGSLAQKKRLQESAGTLPTQGPLFVVLLVGTVLIVGALTYIPALSLGPIIEHFMLLPK, encoded by the coding sequence ATGAATCATTCAATCCTTGTTCAGCTGGGAATATTTCTGATCGTTCTCGGCATTCTTGCCTACCCTCTTGGCTCTTATATCGAACGCGTGATGCAAGGCGAAATGCATTTTCTGAGCCGCGTACTTGGGCCGATCGAAAGGGCAATTTATAGACTGTCCGGTATTGATGCGAAGAGTGAATCGGGATGGAAACCCTATGCACTGGCATTGTTAGCCTTTAATTTCCTTGGCGTCTTGGTGGTCTACGCACTGCAACGACTACAAATATGGCTGCCATTCAATCCACAAAATATGCCCGCCCCCAGTCCTGATTCAGCGTTCAATACAGCAATTAGTTTTGTCAGTAACACCAACTGGCAATCCTACAGCGGTGAATCAAGCATGAGCTATTTGACGCAAATGTTAGGGCTCACAGTACAAAATTTCTTTTCTGCTGCGACCGGCATTGTCGTCGTCATTGCATTAATACGTGGTTTCGCTCGCCACTCCAGTAAAACCGTCGGTAACTTCTATGTCGATTTAGTGCGTAGCACCCTCTACATTTTGCTACCCCTGAGTATTGTCTTCGCGGCTTTATTGATGGGGCAAGGCGTCATTCAAAATTTCGCTGCTTACCAGACCGCAGAACTTGTCGAAGTACAGCAGTATCAAGCGCCCGTAATGAATGTCGACGGAAAACCACGCCTCGATGCCAATGGAGCTGCGGTCACTGAAACAAAGACACAAACCACACAATCGCTGCCGATGGGACCGGTCGCCTCGCAAGAAGCAGTCAAATTGCTCGGCACCAATGGCGGTGGCTTCTTCAATGCCAACTCGGCCCATCCGTTTGAAAATCCGACGCCGCTGTCAAACTTCATGCAAATGATTGCCATCTTTTTGCTTCCTGCTGCACTGTGTTTTAGCTTTGGTCGCATGATAGGCAACGCCAAACAGGGATGGGTGATCTTGCTCAGTATGAGCATCTTGTTTATCACCTTCGCCGTTTTTGCCATGCTCGCCGAACAACAAGCCAATCCGGGCATCCTCGATCTCGGTATTGATCAAAGCCTAGGCAATATGGAAGGGAAAGAAAGCCGCTTCGGTACGACCGCAACCGCCCTATTTGCTGCCATTACGACTTCCGCTTCGTGTGGTGCAGTCAATGGCATGCATGATTCATTTACCCCTTTAGGTGGCTTGGTACCGATGGTTCTGATGCAACTCGGTGAAGTCGTATTTGGTGGCGTCGGCTCTGGTCTGTATGGCATGCTGATCTTTGCGATATTAGCCGTGTTTATCGCAGGTTTGATGATAGGCCGAACCCCCGAATATCTCGGCAAGAAAATCGAAGCCTATGAGATGAAGATGGTCGCACTGGCGATCCTGATTACTCCTCTGTTGGTCCTCGGCTTCAGCGCACTTGCAGTGATTCATCCCGATGGACTGGCCGGACTGGCAAACCCTGGCGCGCACGGTTTCTCCGAAATTTTGTATGCCTATAGTTCGGCTGCCAACAATAACGGTAGCGCCTTTGCTGGTTTGTCAGCGAACACACCGTTCTACAACATCAGCACCGCAATCGCCATGTGGTGTGGCCGCTTCTGGATCATTGTTCCAGTCTTGGCGATCGCCGGCTCCTTAGCGCAGAAGAAACGCTTACAGGAAAGTGCCGGAACACTACCCACCCAGGGGCCTTTATTTGTCGTGCTGTTGGTCGGCACCGTTTTGATTGTTGGCGCCCTCACCTACATTCCTGCGTTGTCCTTGGGTCCTATTATCGAGCACTTCATGCTGTTACCGAAGTAA
- the kdpF gene encoding K(+)-transporting ATPase subunit F, which yields MLGFYIAGAVIALLLLAYLVYALINPEAF from the coding sequence ATGCTTGGTTTCTACATTGCGGGCGCTGTCATTGCGCTACTCCTCTTAGCCTACCTCGTGTACGCACTGATTAATCCGGAGGCATTCTGA